One window of the Spea bombifrons isolate aSpeBom1 chromosome 8, aSpeBom1.2.pri, whole genome shotgun sequence genome contains the following:
- the LOC128503100 gene encoding carbohydrate sulfotransferase 4-like — MFTRLRFCLLLLIAIVVTSFIFHSPLSSFYSSSSFPSQKRPVHLLIVSSWRSGSSFVGQILNHHDDVFYLFEPGHAIWMKFNQETAELLHYPVRDLLRSLFTCDVSPLRHYLRNGGQKIQDLGFFSESRALCSSPVCSASIPTEGYDPNSCSYRCGNASLEKMREACKSYSHVVMKTVRILDLSVLLPLFRDSDLDLRILHLVRDPRAVAASRKRFGSIFHLDDPIVLRGDMKGQEIVTMEKVMAKICKAQVNINKWARAAGISQQGRYMVIRHEDLSLKPLQNAERIYKFAGLSMTKDLERWIYNITHNENKNRNDFMAFSRKATKVVQKWRTLLELPMVKTIQHDCQEAMELFGYLPVKSKKEMNNLNVTLGPLEADGEDTGKPPLKQQNHESSGKEVSNRKEIANAEKRWEW, encoded by the coding sequence ATGTTTACCCGTCTCAGATTTTGTCTCCTTCTCCTGATTGCTATCGTTGTTACCTCATTCATTTTCCACAGTCCACTCTCTTCCTTCTATTCTTCTTCTTCGTTTCCTTCACAAAAAAGACCTGTCCACCTCCTTATTGTCTCTTCCTGGCGTTCTGGCTCTTCATTTGTAGGACAGATCCTAAACCACCACGATGACGTATTTTACCTGTTTGAACCTGGCCATGCCATCTGGATGAAATTCAATCAAGAGACGGCTGAGCTGCTTCACTATCCAGTCAGAGACCTTCTGCGATCCCTCTTCACCTGCGATGTGTCTCCTCTCCGCCACTACCTCCGAAATGGTGGACAGAAGATCCAAGACCTAGGCTTTTTTTCTGAAAGTCGAGCACTCTGTTCTTCTCCCGTTTGCTCTGCCTCTATCCCCACGGAGGGCTATGATCCCAATAGCTGTTCTTACCGTTGTGGAAATGCTTCCTTGGAAAAGATGAGGGAGGCGTGCAAATCTTACAGCCATGTGGTGATGAAAACTGTGAGAATTTTAGATCTTTCCGTTCTTCTGCCTCTCTTCAGGGACTCTGACTTGGACCTTCGAATTCTACACTTGGTGAGGGATCCCAGAGCGGTGGCTGCGTCAAGGAAACGCTTTGGATCCATTTTCCATCTTGATGACCCAATTGTTCTTAGAGGAGATatgaaagggcaggaaattgTTACCATGGAAAAGGTCATGGCTAAGATCTGCAAAGCCCAAGTTAACATCAACAAATGGGCACGAGCAGCTGGGATTTCCCAGCAAGGGCGCTACATGGTTATACGTCATGAGGATCTTTCACTGAAACCTTTGCAGAATGCTGAAAGAATTTACAAATTTGCTGGTCTTAGTATGACGAAAGATCTCGAGAGATGGATTTATAACATTACCCATAACGAAAATAAAAACCGTAATGACTTTATGGCTTTCTCCCGAAAGGCCACAAAAGTGGTTCAGAAGTGGAGGACATTACTGGAGCTTCCGATGGTAAAAACAATTCAGCATGACTGCCAAGAAGCAATGGAGTTGTTCGGCTATTTGCCGGTGAAGTCGAAGAAAGAGATGAATAACCTGAACGTGACTCTTGGTCCATTGGAGGCTGATGGAGAAGACACTGGAAAACCGCCTTTAAAACAACAGAACCACGAGTCTAGCGGAAAGGAAGTATCAAACAGAAAGGAAATCGCAAATGCTGAAAAAAGATGGGAATGGTAG